In Patescibacteria group bacterium, the genomic stretch ACGACGATACGGATCCCTTGCTTGTTGCTCTCGTCGCGCAGGTCGCGGATCCCTTCGAGCTTCTTGTCGCGCACGAGGAAGGCGATCTTCTCAAGGAGCGCGGACTTGTTCACCTGGTACGGGATCTCGGAAACGATGATGGAGAAATTCCCCTTGGCGTCTTCCTCGATCTCGGCCTTCGCGCGCACCACCACCCCGCCTTTGCCGGTCGCATACGCGGCCTTCAGTTCCGATCCGCCGTACACGATGGCGCCGGTCGGGAAATCGGGACCTTTCACGAATTGGAGCAGGTCATCCACCTCGCAATCCGGATGCTCCATGAGGTGGAGCGCGGCGTCGCACACCTCGCCCAGGTTGTGCGGCGGGATGTTGGAGGCCATGCCCACGGCGATCCCTACCGTGCCGTTCACGATGAGGTTGGGAAGCTTGCCGGGAAGCACGCGCGGCTCCTTGTGCGTGCCGTCAAAATTCGGCATGAAATCCACCGTCTCCTTCTCGATGTCTCCCAAAAGCTCCTCCGCGATCGCGGTGAGCTTGGCCTCGGTGTAGCGGTACGCGGCCGCGCCGTCGCCGTCGATGGAGCCGAAGTTGCCCTGCCCTTTCACGAGCGGGTCGCGCAAGGAGAACTCCTGCGCCATGCGCACGAGCGACTCGTACACGGCGGAGTCCCCGTGCGGGTGGTATTTGCCCAGCACGTCTCCCACCACCGTGGCGCACTTCTTGAACTTGGCGCCGGAACGCAGCCCGGTCTGCCACATGGAATACAGGATGCGGCGGTGCACGGGCTTGAGCCCGTCGCGCACGTCGGGGAGCGCGCGCCCCACGATCACGCTCATGGCGTAATCGAGATACGACGTTTCCATCTCGGACACGATGTTCTGCGGGGCGATCGTGCCGATGTTCATTTCCTCCGGCGTCAGTTCGCGTTCTTCCTTCTTGGCCATAGCTTACGGGGTCGTCGTTGCGGGTGAATCATGCGTCGGTGCCGACGCGGCTTCCGCCGGGAGCGCCAAGGAATCCTTCATGGCTTGCGCCGCTTTCTGGAGGAGCGCGTCTTCCGGCGGAGGTTCCGTCGTCGCCGGCTCTGGCGCCGGAGCCGGCTTGAACGCCTGGCGCATCGCCTCGCGATCCGCGGCCGTCTTGTCGGCGATCTCCTGCGCCGCCCTAGAGGCCTGGACGAGCCCCTCCTGCGCCGCCGCGAACCCTTCCTGCAGCGAGCGCCCGACCGTCGCGACCCATCCCACGGCGATGGCCGCCGACACGAGCACGACGCAAGCCGCAATGATGCGGCGCGTCCTGGCAGGGATGGGGCGGACGTAGACGTGGTGAGGCATACCTATCTCGTCAGGACCACAAGCAACATGTCCTCCTGCGGGAGGTCCTTCTTGGTCACCTTATACTTGCCGGTCTCCTCCTTGCGCGCGGCGCCGAGCGCCTTCACGAAGACCGAGAGGTCGTCGAGCTTCTCCTTGAGGCCGTCCACGGCATAGGTCATGGGAATCACCACGCGCGGTTCGACGGCCGCCACCAGCTCGGCCGCCTTCTTGCCGTCGAGCACGCGCCCTGCGCCCACCGGCACCATCAGGATGTCCACCTTCTGCAATTTCTCGAGCTCCTCATTGGTGAGCTCGCGGTCAAGGCTCCCGAGATGCGCCACGACCATATCCTCGCTCTCAAGCCGCGTGATGAGCGTTGTCCCGGACTTCGTCGGAGCCGCCGTACAATACGCGAACACCCCTTTCACCTCGAACTCGCCCGGCATGTCCACCACGAACGGATGGTTGCCAAGCGACGCCGTGTTATCCGCCCCCTTCCCGCTCACGGTAACCATGTGCGCCTCCATGCTGCGGGTACGCAAACCCGTCGATGGATCGTACGGGTCCATCACGACGGTCACTTCGCCCACGCTCGTCTTCGTGACGATCTCAAAACAGCTCAATCCATGCCAGGAAATCTGCATATTTCAACCGAATCGGAGGGTCATTCCAGGCAAAATCTTACCATGGGGATGGTGTGGAAACAAGGGCAAAAACCCTCGGACGAACCGAGGGTTTTTGCATCCCGGGCCCGAGCATATGCTCGGCCCCCTCTCAGGTGGTGGATCCAGCGGGAATCGAACCCGCATCTCGGGGTGGCAAACCTCGCGAGGTTAGCCATTACCTCCATGGACCCCTGATCCAGCCCGGGATTTTTCGTACAAAAAACTCCCCGATGGCCCGTTTAAGCCGGAAGGGAGTCCCTTGTTGCCACCCCGATGGGTCCTGACTCGGACCTCGCAAGGTTGCGTGTATTTAATCACGGAAACGGCTTTTTGTCAAAGCCTGTTCTGTGGAAAACTAGCGGGCGGTCAGGCCACTGCGGACCGCATTACCCAGTCGCTCCTCAACTTGATGCAGGCGGCCACAATGATGGCAATTTCCGCCAAGAACGTCCAATGAAGCAAGAAACTCCATACCCAGAATGCCTGCGTAGCTGGAACCGTTACGAGAAAAGACACCTTGTCTGAAAAAGGGTATAGCCAAGCGATACCGCCTACGAATGTGTCGAGAACAAAGTGGAGCATTATGTTTGAGAACACGATGCCAACAATCACCATCGCCTTCCGATTCCTCAAGAGGAGGGCGAGCGAGGCACAGACCCCCAAAATGGCGAGCCAGACGATCGGCACATGCGTCCAATATTCATGATGGAGCGTTTGACGATGATCGATAAAATAGAAATATAAGATGTCGATGTCGGGAAAAATGCTTGCCACTAACCCGATCCAAAGGAACGAACGAACCTTTGTCCTATCCTGGATCCAACGTGTCAGCAAATAGCCGGCAGGCAAATGCGCGATGAACATACTTCAGCTGCGTCGCTGGTCCGACCTATACATCCAATATATCATCAGGACGATTGGATAGAGTGGAAAGAAAAGTACGAGCGCATCGAGAAGCTGGTTGCGAGGACTACTTCTATCATTGAACAGGCTTAAGCAACCAATGCACGAATCCGTGTTTACTCCCGCATCAAAATAAAAAGGAAGCGGCCACCCCCATTGTCGTTGATCCTCCTCACAAAATTCAAAACGACATGGCTTTGGATATCGATGCTGCGAATCGACGCGCTGCTCGACCACCAACGTCGCATACGTTCCGAACCAGGCCAAAACGGCTGTCAGCCCCAAAAGCCACCCGAGTTTTTTGAGTTTCATTTTCGTCACAACCCCTCCCCGAACGTGTCCTTCCAATACTCGATTTCCTTCTTCACTTCCTCCAATTCCGGATCCTGCTCGGTGACCGAAAACCCTTCGCGAAAACGCTCCACCTTTGAGAGGATCTCATCCTTCCATTTGGGGTCCTTGTCCGCGAGCGC encodes the following:
- a CDS encoding metal-dependent hydrolase, whose amino-acid sequence is MFIAHLPAGYLLTRWIQDRTKVRSFLWIGLVASIFPDIDILYFYFIDHRQTLHHEYWTHVPIVWLAILGVCASLALLLRNRKAMVIVGIVFSNIMLHFVLDTFVGGIAWLYPFSDKVSFLVTVPATQAFWVWSFLLHWTFLAEIAIIVAACIKLRSDWVMRSAVA